A portion of the Homo sapiens chromosome 16, GRCh38.p14 Primary Assembly genome contains these proteins:
- the RNPS1 gene encoding RNA-binding protein with serine-rich domain 1 isoform X1: MDLSGVKKKSLLGVKENNKKSSTRAPSPTKRKDRSDEKSKDRSKDKGATKESSEKDRGRDKTRKRRSASSGSSSTRSRSSSTSSSGSSTSTGSSSGSSSSSASSRSGSSSTSRSSSSSSSSGSPSPSRRRHDNRRRSRSKSKPPKRDEKERKRRSPSPKPTKVHIGRLTRNVTKDHIMEIFSTYGKIKMIDMPVERMHPHLSKGYAYVEFENPDEAEKALKHMDGGQIDGQEITATAVLAPWPRPPPRRFSPPRRMLPPPPMWRRSPPRMRRRSRSPRRRSPVRRRSRSPGRRRHRSRSSSNSSR; encoded by the exons ATGGATTTATCAGGAGTGAAAAAGAAGAGCTTGCTAGgagtcaaagaaaataataaaaagtccaGCACTAG GGCTCCTTCACCTACCAAACGCAAAGACCGCTCAGATGAGAAGTCCAAGGATCGCTCAAAAGATAAAGGGGCCACCAAGGAGTCGAGTGAGAAGGATCGCGGCCGGGACAAAACCCGAAAGAGGCGCAGCGCTTCCAGTGGTAGCAGCAGTACCAG GTCTCGGTCCAGCTCGACTTCCAGCTCAGGCTCCAGCACCAGCACTGGCTCAAGCAGTGGCTCCAGCTCTTCCTCAGCATCCAGCCGCTCAGGAAGCTCCAGCACCTCCCGCAGCTCCAGCTCTAGCAGCTCTTCTGGCTCTCCAAGTCCTTCTCGGCGCAGACACGACAACAGGAGGCGCTCCCGCTCCAA ATCCAAACCACCTAAAAGAgatgaaaaggagaggaaaaggcGGAGCCCATCTCCTAAGCCCACCAAAGTGCACATTGGGAGACTCACCCGGAATGTGACAAAG GATCACATCATGGAGATATTTTCCACCTAtgggaaaattaaaatgattgacATGCCCGTGGAAAGGATGCATCCCCATCTGTCCAAAGGCTATGCGTACGTAGAGTTTGAGAATCCAGATGAAGCCGAGAAGGCGCTGAAGCACATGGATGGAG GACAAATTGATGGCCAGGAGATCACTGCCACCGCCGTGCTGGCCCCCTGGCCTAGGCCACCCCCCAGGAGATTCAGCCCTCCCAGGAGAATGTTGCCACCACCGCCTATGTGGCGCAGGTCTCCCCCACGGATGAGGAGAAG GTCCCGCTCCCCGAGGCGCAGGTCCCCCGTGCGCCGGAGATCACGGTCCCCGGGCCGCCGCCGCCACAGGAGCCGCTCCAGCTCCAACTCCTCCCGATAA
- the RNPS1 gene encoding RNA-binding protein with serine-rich domain 1 isoform b (isoform b is encoded by transcript variant 4) — translation MAPSPTKRKDRSDEKSKDRSKDKGATKESSEKDRGRDKTRKRRSASSGSSSTRSRSSSTSSSGSSTSTGSSSGSSSSSASSRSGSSSTSRSSSSSSSSGSPSPSRRRHDNRRRSRSKSKPPKRDEKERKRRSPSPKPTKVHIGRLTRNVTKDHIMEIFSTYGKIKMIDMPVERMHPHLSKGYAYVEFENPDEAEKALKHMDGGQIDGQEITATAVLAPWPRPPPRRFSPPRRMLPPPPMWRRSPPRMRRRSRSPRRRSPVRRRSRSPGRRRHRSRSSSNSSR, via the exons AT GGCTCCTTCACCTACCAAACGCAAAGACCGCTCAGATGAGAAGTCCAAGGATCGCTCAAAAGATAAAGGGGCCACCAAGGAGTCGAGTGAGAAGGATCGCGGCCGGGACAAAACCCGAAAGAGGCGCAGCGCTTCCAGTGGTAGCAGCAGTACCAG GTCTCGGTCCAGCTCGACTTCCAGCTCAGGCTCCAGCACCAGCACTGGCTCAAGCAGTGGCTCCAGCTCTTCCTCAGCATCCAGCCGCTCAGGAAGCTCCAGCACCTCCCGCAGCTCCAGCTCTAGCAGCTCTTCTGGCTCTCCAAGTCCTTCTCGGCGCAGACACGACAACAGGAGGCGCTCCCGCTCCAA ATCCAAACCACCTAAAAGAgatgaaaaggagaggaaaaggcGGAGCCCATCTCCTAAGCCCACCAAAGTGCACATTGGGAGACTCACCCGGAATGTGACAAAG GATCACATCATGGAGATATTTTCCACCTAtgggaaaattaaaatgattgacATGCCCGTGGAAAGGATGCATCCCCATCTGTCCAAAGGCTATGCGTACGTAGAGTTTGAGAATCCAGATGAAGCCGAGAAGGCGCTGAAGCACATGGATGGAG GACAAATTGATGGCCAGGAGATCACTGCCACCGCCGTGCTGGCCCCCTGGCCTAGGCCACCCCCCAGGAGATTCAGCCCTCCCAGGAGAATGTTGCCACCACCGCCTATGTGGCGCAGGTCTCCCCCACGGATGAGGAGAAG GTCCCGCTCCCCGAGGCGCAGGTCCCCCGTGCGCCGGAGATCACGGTCCCCGGGCCGCCGCCGCCACAGGAGCCGCTCCAGCTCCAACTCCTCCCGATAA
- the RNPS1 gene encoding RNA-binding protein with serine-rich domain 1 isoform c (isoform c is encoded by transcript variant 5) produces the protein MAPSPTKRKDRSDEKSKDRSKDKGATKESSEKDRGRDKTRKRRSASSGSSSTRSRSSSTSSSGSSTSTGSSSGSSSSSASSRSGSSSTSRSSSSSSSSGSPSPSRRRHDNRRRSRSKSKPPKRDEKERKRRSPSPKPTKVHIGRLTRNVTKDHIMEIFSTYGKIKMIDMPVERMHPHLSKGYAYVEFENPDEAEKALKHMDGGPAPRGAGPPCAGDHGPRAAAATGAAPAPTPPDKQATEALAPVTYTPPSSVLSLF, from the exons AT GGCTCCTTCACCTACCAAACGCAAAGACCGCTCAGATGAGAAGTCCAAGGATCGCTCAAAAGATAAAGGGGCCACCAAGGAGTCGAGTGAGAAGGATCGCGGCCGGGACAAAACCCGAAAGAGGCGCAGCGCTTCCAGTGGTAGCAGCAGTACCAG GTCTCGGTCCAGCTCGACTTCCAGCTCAGGCTCCAGCACCAGCACTGGCTCAAGCAGTGGCTCCAGCTCTTCCTCAGCATCCAGCCGCTCAGGAAGCTCCAGCACCTCCCGCAGCTCCAGCTCTAGCAGCTCTTCTGGCTCTCCAAGTCCTTCTCGGCGCAGACACGACAACAGGAGGCGCTCCCGCTCCAA ATCCAAACCACCTAAAAGAgatgaaaaggagaggaaaaggcGGAGCCCATCTCCTAAGCCCACCAAAGTGCACATTGGGAGACTCACCCGGAATGTGACAAAG GATCACATCATGGAGATATTTTCCACCTAtgggaaaattaaaatgattgacATGCCCGTGGAAAGGATGCATCCCCATCTGTCCAAAGGCTATGCGTACGTAGAGTTTGAGAATCCAGATGAAGCCGAGAAGGCGCTGAAGCACATGGATGGAG GTCCCGCTCCCCGAGGCGCAGGTCCCCCGTGCGCCGGAGATCACGGTCCCCGGGCCGCCGCCGCCACAGGAGCCGCTCCAGCTCCAACTCCTCCCGATAAACAGGCCACTGAAGCTCTCGCCCCTGTAACTTATACCCCACCCAGCTCAGTTTTGTCACTTTTCTAG